The DNA region GAATTTCTCGATCGCGGCGCCGGCAAGCCCGTCGAGTCCGAAGCCGGTGTCCGCGGCAAACGCGGCGCGCTCCACCCCTTCGATCCGCCGCAAACCGAACACCAGCCGCTCGCGCGCCCGCGCTTCGGCGTCCAGCGTCTCGCGTTCGGCGACCGGCGACCGGCCCCCCAGCACGCGCTTGAGGTACGTCGTGGTGCTGCGGTGGTTGGTCTCGCGCACCCCCTGGGTGTACCGCGCCGCGCCCGGGCCGAGCGCGTCGAACGCCCCCCCCGACCAGTAGACCTGGTTGTGGCGGCTGCGGCGCCCGGGGAGGGCGAAGTTGGACACCTCGTAGTGCTCAAACCCCGCGGCGGTCAATCGCTCGATGGCCAGCTCGTACATCGCGCGCTGCGGCTCGTCTCCCAGCTCTTCCAGCCCGCCGTGCATCCGACGCGACCAGAACGACGTGCCGCGTTCGAACGTCAGCCCGTAGGTCGACGCGTGGTCGGGCCCGAGGGCTGCCAGCGCGTCGAGGTCGGCCCGCCACTGGTCGAGGGTCTCGCCGGGCGCCGCAAAGATCAGGTCGAGCGCGACCCTGATGCCGTGCTGCTTGGCCGAAGCGACCGTGCGTGCGATGTCGCCCGCAGCGTGGTCGCGTTCCAGCAGCCGCAGCTTCGCGTCGCGCAGCGACTGGGCGCCCAGGCTGAGCCGGGTGACCCCCAGCTCCGCCATCCGGGCGACGTAGGCGTCGCCCAGGTCGGCCGGGTTCGCCTCGACGGTCCACTCGGCGCCGGCCGCCAGCGGGCGGGCTGCTAGCAGCATCTCGCTGAGCCGAACGAAGTCTGGCAGCGGCAGACGGGTCGGCGTGCCGCCGCCGAAGTAGAGGGTGTCCACCTCGCACGGCCCGGGACGCAGGGCCAGCTCTGCTTCGATCGCCCTCAGGTAGTCGCCCACCAGGTGATCGCGGCCGGCGACCACCGCAAAGTTGCAGTAGCCGCAGCGGTGGGCGCAGAACGGCACATGAACGTAGGCGCTACGCGGCGTTGCGAAGGGGTCCATCAGACAAACGTCCACCAACCGGGCGAGCCGTCGGCGTCAGCCGCCGGAGTAGTACGCAGCGATCCGTCGCTCCCGCCCTGCAGCACTCCGGCGGCTGACGCCGCCGGCTCGCCTGGGGCCCGGCTATTTGGCGTTCTTCTTGGCGGCGGCCGCCAGCGCCTTGGCGATTAGCGCAGAGGAGTCGGGGGTGCTCATCTTCGAGAGCACCACGAACGCCTCGGACAGCACCCGCTTGGTTTCGGCGACGTTGATCTGCGTCTTGCCGGTGTCTACGCGGCGGGAGACTTCGTTGTAGAACTCAGAAACGTTCATGCGGATTTGCGGGGCTGAAGGTGCGAACAAGTGACCGGTGCGGCCGATTGTAGACGCTCCGCGTAGAAGCGCGAACCGCTGGCGCACGACGGGGCAGACGATCTCGGACCGACGGCCCGGGCGCCTACGCGGACGGTTCGCCGTCGCGGGCGAGGCGCAGGCCGGTGAACTGCCAACGCGCGTCGGGCGCAAAGAAGTTGCGGTAGGTAGCACGCGCGTGCCCCGACGGCGTGGCGCACGACGCGCCGCGCAGCACGAACGATCCGCACATGAACTTGCCGTTGTACTCGCCGAGCGCCCCCGCGGGGGGGCGGTAGCCCGGGTAGGCAGAGTAGGCGCTAGAGGTCCACTGCCAGGCCTCGCCGTACGCCTGCCGATCGGCGCCGGTCGCGGGGCCGGGGTGGATCGCCTGCCGCGAAGCGATCCGCTGGTCCGCGAACGCCCCCTGGACCTTCTCGTTTGCGAAGGCGACCTCCCACTCGGCCTCGGTGGGCAGGCGGGCGCCGGCCCAGCGGGCGTAGGCGTCTGCCTCGAAGTAGCTGACGTGGGTGACCGGCTCGGCGCCGACCACCGGCCGCGGGCCGGCGAGCGTGAACTGCGACCACGCCTGAGCCGCGTCGTCGCGGCGCCAGTATAGCGGCGCCTTCCAGGCGCCTTGCTGCACGGCCTGCCAGCCGGCGCTCAGCCAAAACTCGGGCCGGCGGTAGCCGCCGTCGTCGATGAACGCCCCGTACTCTTCGCAGGTCACCAGCCGGCCGGCGATCTGAAAGTCGTCGAGCCACACGCGGTGGCGGGGCGACTCATTGTCGTAGGCGAAGCCCGGCCCCCCGTGCCCGATCCTGCACTGCCCCCCCGCAACGCTGATCCAGCGCGCCTGCCGCGCGGTCGCGGTCGAGGACGCCCGCGGCTCTCGGAACACGGGCCCCAGCGGGTTGAGCGACAGGGCGTGCTTGATGTCGGTAAGGATCAGCTCTTGATGCTGCTGCTCGTGGTTGACGCCGATCTCCAGCACCGACGCCGCGTTTGCCGGAAGATCGGCTTCGAGCAGCGTGCTGTCGACGTGGCTTCGGTACGCCATCACCTCGTCTAGCGTGGGCCGCGACAGCAGCCCCCGCTGGGCCCGGGGGAACTGCTCGCCCACCGTGTTGTAGTACGAGTTGAAAAGCGTCTCGAACGCCGGGTGGGGCGACCGGTAGCCCGGCAGCGGCTTGAGCAGAAACGTCTCGAAGAACCAAGTGGTGTGCGCCAGGTGCCACCGCACCGGACTGGCGTCGGGCATCGATTGCAGCACCGTGTCTTCGGGGTGCAGCGTCTCGCACAGCGTGCGCGAGAAGCCGCGGACCGACCGGTAGCGGTCGAGCAGTGCGTCCAGCGACGGGGGGGGGCGTACGGCGCCGGGGCCATCGGACGTTGGGGGGGCGAACGTCATGGCGCCACCGTCACTCCTTTCCAGAACGCCACGTAGCCGCGGATCGCTTCGGCCTTGGGCTTGGGATCGGGGTAGTACCAAGCGGCCTGTTCGTTCACGTGGCCGTCGACCTCGACGTCGTAGTAGCTGGCGGTCCCCTTCCAGCCGCACACGGTGTGGGCGTCCGAGGGCTTGAACATCTCTTGCTTGAGCGAGTCGGGGGGGAAGTAGACGTTCCCCTCGACGATCTGCGTGTCGTCGCTCTCGGCCAGGGTGGCGCCGTTCCACATTGCTTTGGGCATGCTGCTTGGAAGGTGCAAAGTGATCAGGAAGTAGCTATTGAAATAGTAGCCCGATGGGTAAGCGAGGAAGCAGCGGTTGTTATCCCCGGTCCCTCGTTTACGCGTCGGGCTGCCGTTGTGATGCGTCTCTTTCCGGTTAGCTGGGTCGTTCCACGACGCAGTGAGCAACCGCAAACCACTGTTTGGGGTCGGTCCAGACGCGGTGGACCCCCATGCCGGCCGAGGCCGCCATCGCCTCGAACTGGGGGAGCGTGTACTTGTGGGAGTACTCGGTGTGGATCGATTCGCCGGCTTCGAACGCGATCGACGCGTCGCCGATCTCAACCGTTTGGCGCTGGCGTGAGACCAGCGAGATCGATACCCGGCCCTGGGCGTCCTGGTAAACGGCGCGGTGCGCGAACCGATCGACCTCGAACCGGCCGTCGAGCTCGCGGTTGATGCGGTGCAGCAGGTTGAGGTTGAACGCGGCGGTGACCCCCTCGCGGTCGTTGTACGCCGCCTCGATGACGCGCGGGTCTTTCTGCAGGTCGAAGCCAATCACCAACCCGCCCCCAACGCCCACCAGCCGTGCGATGCCGCTCAGCAACCCGCGGGCGGCGTCGGGCAAGAAATTGCCGATGGTTGATCCGGGGAAGAACACCGCGCTGTGCGATGGGGGCCGCGGGAAGTCTGGCAGGCTGAACCCTTGGCTGAAGTCCGCGCACACTGGCAGCACGTCGACCGCCGGGTAGGCGCGGGCGATCCCGGCCGCGGAGGCCTCGAGGTGACGCAGCGAGATATCGACCGGCACGTAGGCAATCGGGTCGATCATCGCGTCGAGCAGCAGCCGCGACTTCACGCTGCTGCCGCTGCCGTACTCCACGAGCGCCGCGCGGGGGCCGATCTGCCGGGCGATCGACGCGGCGTGACGGGTCAGGATCGCCCGTTCGGTCCGGGTCGGGTAGTATTCGGGGAGCTCGCAGATCTTGTCGAACAGCAGCGACCCCGGCCGGTCGTACAGGTATTTACAGTGGATGTGCTTCGCCCGGCTCGAGAGGCCCGTTAATACGTCGCGGCGGAAGGCCGCAGCAGCGCGGGACGGGGGCGGGGCGACCAGAGCAGAGAGAGTAGAAGACACGCCTGGGCGCCTCATCGAGATGCGAGTGTTTTAGCATTCATAGCCGGTTGGCTTGGTTCGACAACCGCCGGGGTCCGAATGCAAACCGCGCGCCGCTTGGCCGGCAGGCCGCGGGGCGACCGCCCTACCGACTACAAATCGCGGAACAAAACCCGATGACAAATCTTTGGCGCCGATTGATTTTCTTTGGAGTAACGTTCGGGATGGCCCTGTGCATGACTGAGGGCGCCCGAGCGGCGGGGGACGCCCCCGCCAACCCGCTCGACGCCCAACGGGCGATGGGCTACCTCAAGCAGGTGTGCGAGTTGGGCCCCCGCCCCGCGGGCAGCCGGGCGATGATCGCCCAGCAGGAGCTGCTCACGAAGCACTTCGAGGCGCTGGGCGGCCAGGTTGAGCTGCAGGCGTTCGCGGCCCGCAACCCGCTGGGGGGCAAGCCCGTGCCGATGGCGAACCTGATCGTCCGTTGGCGCCCCGAGGCCAAACGCCGCGTGCTGTTGTGCGCGCACTACGACACCCGCCCCCTCCCCAGCAGCGACCCCAACCCGCGGGCCCGCCGCAGCGGACGGTTCATCGGCGCCAACGACGGCGGCAGCGGCGTGGCGGTGTTGATGGAGCTGGCCCACCACATGAAGGACCTGCCCCCCGACTTGGCGGTCGATTTCTGCCTGTTCGACGGCGAAGAACTCGTGTTCACCGAGGGCCGCGACCCGTACTTCCTTGGCAGCACCTGGTTCGCCAGGGAGTACGACCGCGACAAGCAGCGCGGCTACGTGTACGACGCGGCCGTGCTGCTAGACATGGTGGGGGACGCCGACCTGCAGATCTACCAAGAAGCCAACTCGGTAAGCTGGCCCGAGTCGAAGCCGCTGGTCGACCAGGTGTGGTCGACCGCCCAGCGACTGGGGGTAAAGGAGTTCATCGCCCGACCCAAGCACGTGGTGCGTGACGACCACCTGCAGTTGCGGAACATCGCCGGCATCCCGGCCTGCGACGTGATTGATTTCGACTACCCCGCCTGGCACACCGTTCGCGACACGCACCATCAGTGCTCCGGCGAGTCGCTGGCGAAGGTTGGTTGGGTGATGCTAGAGTGGATGCGGCAGCCCCCGGCGAGCCGGGCCGAAGAGCCATAGCCGGGCGTCCGCCGCCGTCAGGGCCCCGAGCGCCGCCGCTTGTGGCCCCCCATCCGACCGGTTCTTAGCCCCCCACGTTGAACGGCGTCGTCGTGCTCTGGAACTACCCCCTATCGATGTTGCTGCTCGGCGTGGCCGGGTACTTGATCGACTCGCACCGCCGCGACTGGCGGGCGAGCCTGCAAGACGCCAAGCTGCCCGACCGCAAGAGGCGCTTTGCGCGCCGGCAGTACCTGCGGCGGATGCAGGCCAGCAGCATCATCGGCGTCGTGGGGGCGCTCGTCGCCGTCTGGCCGATCGTGCCGCGTCGGCCCGCGTGGATGGCGGTCTACCTGGCGTTGTTGGTGATCGCCTGCATGTGGATCACGCTGCTGGGGCTGGTCGACGCCTGGTCGTCCAGCAACCGGCTCCGCGACGAGAAGGCAGAGGCCGCCGCGCGGCGGGCCGAGCTGCTCCATCAGGCGGGCCGCTACGCTCCGTCGGACGCCGCCCCGCACCAGGCAGAAGGAGACTGATGGTCGACCCCCTACGACTCGCGATCGCGGCTACCCCGCTGGCGGCCTACCTGTTGCTGCTTGCGCTGGTGAACGTGCGGCGCCGCCCGCTGCTGGCGACCGGCGCCGGCGACGCGGCCGCGCTGGGGGGCGGGCTGGTGGGGCTGGCGTTCATCGGCCCGATCGAGCTGTTTCGGCCTGAATCGGCCACCGCAGAGATGGGCCCCTGGGTGTGGGTGGTGCTGATCGTTCTTTACGCCCTGATCGTCTCGCTGGCGGTGCTGCTGGCGCGGCCGCGGCTGGTGATCTACAACATCGGCCTCGACGAGCTGCGGCCCGCTTTGGCCGAAGCGGTCGGTCAGCTCGACCGCGAGGCGCGTTGGGCGGGTGACAACCTCACGCTGCCGTCGCTGGGGGTGTCGCTGCACGTCGAGGCGTTCGAGTTCATGCGCCACGTCTCGCTCAAGAGCAGCGGCGACCGTCAGAACCTCGAGGGCTGGCGCCGGCTGGCACGCGCGCTGCGTCGTTCTCTGGCCAGCGTCAGCGTGCAGCCAAGCCCGCGTTGGCCCAGCTTCGCGATCACGGCAGCGGTGCTGACGGTGCTAACGCTGATTGCACTGCAGCGCCACCCGCAGCGCGTAGCCGAAGCCGTGGCGCACCTCACGCACTTCTAGCGGGCCCGCTTATTCTTGCTCAGCCCTGCGGTTCGTCCTCGGGCGCCAGCGCAAACACCACCCGGTACGCCGTGTAGCCCGCCCGGAGCTTGTCCCCGTAGATGGTCCGCAGTTCCTGCTGGAGCGCCGCGGCGGTCTCGAAGCCGTCCGGCGTCGCGTCCGCGTCGGTGAGCGCGTCGATCGCAACCGCCTCGACCGACTCGATGCGGATCGCCCCCACGCCCGGGATGTAGCTGCGTTGCCCGCTGCGCACGTGGCGGTGTTTCCAGAGCCGGATGGTCTGGGTCTTGGCGCCGCAGCGGATCGCTTCCAGGAACTTCTTCTTGAACAGCAGCATGGGTGATCGCCCCGCAACCGTGCGCGTTTAACGTGGATAGCAACTGTTCCCAACGCCCGACCGGACAGACTGCGGCCCGCCACATCTAGCCGCCGGTTCCCGCATTCCGCTTGCCCAATCCGGCCACCACGCTTACTATAAAGCCACTTCGAGAGCGTGTGGCCAAGCCATACGGCTCATCTGCCCGCAGGGAACAATCGCGGGCGCCCGTGTCGCCAATCAGTATCGTGGCAAGCGTGATCCGGCCGTCAGGCGGCAAGGATCGCGGATACTGATGACTCGCCTGCAAGAACCCGTCGTGCGTCGCGGCTAGCTCGTAGCCGTATCGTATCGATTTTGATCCGTGGAGTAGGCGCCCACGTATCAGCTCTTTGGTTCTGCGCGAAAAGCTTCTCTTCTTGGAACAGACCCTGTTGGAGGCACCCCATGAGTATCGCTGAAGGTATCGACACCGCCCGTGAAACGTTAAGCGGCCACACCTTGCCGGGCTACGCTTACGCATCGACCGAGCGCCCGCTGCACCGGATCGCCGAGGTCCGGCAGAACCAGGGCGTCTCGGTCCGCACGCTTGCGCGCCGGCTTGGAAAATCGATGGACGAGGTCCGCCGGCAAGAGAGGCCCGACAGCGACATGCCGCTTTCGGAACTCTACCGCTGGCAGCAGGGGCTCGAGTCGCCCGTGGCGGAGCTGCTGGTAGACATCGACGCCCCGCTCTCCGGCCCGGTGCTCAGCCGGGCCCGCATGCTGCGCATCATGAAGACGGTGCGCGCCATCATGGAGACCTCCAAGAACCAGGGCGTGCAGAGGCTCACCACCATGCTCGAGTCGCAGCTCATCGAGGCGATGCCGGAGCTACGCGAAGTGAGCGCCTGGCACTCGGTCGGTCAACGCCGCACCCAGGACGAGCTAGGCCGTGTCGCGGAACGGACCGTTCCCGACTCGTTCGCTAGCGACTCGCTCCGCTAACCGGCGGAGCCGGACCCGCCAACCAACTGCGGTCCGACGCGTGAGCGGGGAAGCGGCGCAATCAATGCTGCCGCCTGGCTTACGCGTCGGGCTGGGATTGGGGCGCGGCCACGGTTAGCGCCGCCAGCAGCTCTGCATGCAGCGCCGGCGTGCTGGCCGCTACGAAGTCTGCCTTCCACAGGTCGAACGCGCCGCCGTCGGAGGCGCACACCTCGCCCCCCGCCTCGGTCACCAGCAGCACCCCCGCCGCCACGTCCCACGGCTTGATCTCGCGCGCCCAGTGCCCGTCGATCCGGCCGCAGGCCAGGTAGGCCAGGTTCAACGCCGCGGAGCCGATGCGGCGGACCGCCTGACAGCGGGGCGCCAAGCGGACGAAGTCGAGCAGGTCGGGCGAGTTCTCCGCGACGTTGGCCGGCAGGCTCATCGCCAGCATGGCCTGGTCGATAGACCGCGATGCCGTGACCCGCATCGGCCTGCGTGTGCCGGCGTGCTCCAGGAAGGCGCCCCCCCTCAGGCTCGCGGCGAACAGCTCGTCTCGGTTGGGGTCGTAGATCGCCCCCGCCTGCAAGCGGTCGCCACGCGTCACCCCCACCGACACCGCGTAGCACGGGAACCCGTGCACAAAGTTCATCGTGCCGTCCAGCGGGTCGGCGACCCAGGCCAGCTCTCCCTCGTCGGGGCGCCGCTCGGAGGCTTCTCCTTCTTCGCCCACAAACACGTCGTCGGGCCGGCTGCGGCGGATCACGGCCTCGATGGCGTGCTGCGAGGCCTCGTCTGCGTCGGTGACAAAGTCGAACGCCCCCTTCAGCCGCGCCTCAAACCGGCCCGCGCGCTGTACCAGCTCGACCCCCCCGCGGCGGGCGGCTTCGATGGCGATCTCTAGCAGCGCAGCGGGTGAATCAGACAAGCTTGGGGCCTCCCCGCATCAGACGGACGCCTGACCACGGATGACACGGATTTCACGGATGGGACGGCACAAGCCTAAGAGAGACCCGAGCCAACAGCAACCGTTCTGGCCGAGCGAGGGGCCCTTGTCCCAGAAATCATCCGTGAGATCCGTGGTCGGGCGTCCTAGCCCCCCGGTTTCTTCATTGCCAGGCTGTGCAGGATCAGCACGCTCCCGACGCTCATCAGGCACCAACCGAGCCAGTCGGGGGGGCTGAGCGACTTGGACCCGGCCAGCGCCGGTGGGGCGGAGGCCGCTACGGAGGCCGAGTCTTGCCCCACCTTCTGCACGATCTTGGCCGCCTCGGGAGTAAGGGAGTACGACTCGACCATCCGGAACTGGATGCCCAGCAGCAGGATCACGAGCCCCGTGAAGAAGTACTGATTGCGATTGAATTCCATAGCGACCATCCTGGTGCGGGCCCGCAGGCGCCCGGGGGGCGCGCGTCCTTTCAGTAGGTTTCGGGGCCGATCGCACGCCCGGATCAATGCCCCGCTACGATTATCGATTGCTCGGCCGGCGCCGGAGCTAGCAGTCGGGCTAGGTCGTAATCGCTGTGCCGATTATTCTGGCGGTCGGCTTGTTCTTGGGGCGACCAACCGGACGCGGATCTTCGCGGATGAATCGGACAACGGAAGATCGACTCCTCTCGATCTCTGGAGATCCCCGTCATCCGCGATGATCCGCGTCCGGTGCGTCGCACTGCTGGCACTTATCAAAGGGAACCGCGGCCCATGAAGACCTTTCTCCAATCGATGACCCCACCTCGGGCCATGCTGCGCGTCTGCCGGCAGCGGTTGTTCGATTGGAAGATCGCCGACTCGACCGGCGACGCGCTGTCGGGGGGGCAGCTCTTGATGCGGGCGCTCATCCTCCGCCGGCTGCTGCGGCGCGAGGTGCTGGCCGCGGACGAGAAGTACGTCGGCGTGCTCATCCCCCCCTCCAACGGCTCGATGGTGGTCAACGCCGCCCTGGCGCTCGACCGGCGGGTGGTGGTGAACGTGAACTACTCCGCCACCAGCGAGGTGGTGAACGCGTGCCTCAAGGCGGCCGGGATCCGCCACGTGCTCACCAGCCAAAAGGTGCTGGATAAGCTCAACCTGAAGCTCGACGCGGAGCTGGTGCTGCTGGAGTCGCTGAAGGAGAAGCTCACCCTCGCGGACAAGCTGTCTAGCGCGGCGATTGCCTACGGGGCGCCGGCGTGGCTGACCGAGCGGCTGATCGGGCTCGCCTCGAGCAAGCCCGACGACGAGGTGACCGTCATCTTCACTTCCGGCTCGACCGGCGAGCCTAAAGGCGTCGTGCTGACCAACGGGAACGTCACCTCGAACATCTACGGCATGTACAAGGTGGTGCACCTGAACCGCCACGACATCATTCTGGGCGTCCTGCCGTTCTTCCACTCCTTTGGATACACGATCACGCTGTGGGGCCCGCTGGCGATCGACCTGCAGGCGGCGTACCACTTCAGCCCGCTGGACGCCCGCCAGGTGGGCAAGCTGGCCGGCGAGCGGAAGGCGACCATCATCCTCGCCACGCCGACGTTCCTGCGGTCGTACCTCAAACGGTGCGAGAAGGAAGACTTCGCGTCGCTGCAGGTGGTGGTGGCGGGCGCCGAGAAGCTGCCGGTCGCGCTGTCGGACGCGTTCGAAGAGAAGTTCGGCGTCCGGCCCATCGAGGGCTACGGCGCCACCGAGCTGTCGCCGCTGGTGAGCGTAAACGTGCCGGCGGGCCGCTCGACCGGGAAGAAGATCGACTCCCGCGAGGGGAGCGTCGGCCAACCCATTCCCAACGTCGAAGCGCGGATCGTCGACCCCGAAACTTGGCAGACGCTGCCCACGGGCGAGGACGGCATGCTGCTCATCCGCGGCCCCAACCTGATGAAGGGCTACCTGAACGACCCCGAGAAGACCGCCAAGGTGGTCCGCGACGGCTGGTACGTCACCGGCGACGTCGCCCGGCTGGACGCCGAGGGGTTCATCCACATCACGGGGCGCGAGAGCCGTTTCTCGAAGATCGGCGGCGAGATGGTTCCGCACGTGCTGATCGAGGAGACCATCCAGGAGTTCCTGGCCGGCGGTAAAGACGCCGACCCGATCGCGGTCGTGACGGCCGTGCCGGACGAACGCAAAGGGGAGCGCCTGATCGTGGTCCACCTGCCGATGCCCAAGACGCCGGCCGAGATCTCCAAACACCTAGCAAGCAAGGGGATGCCCAACCTGTGGGCGCCGGGCGAGGACAGCTACCTGGAAGTTGAGGAGCTGCCGCTGTTGGGCTCGGGGAAGCTGGACCTGAAGGGCCTGGCGGCGCTCGCCAAGGCGAAGTTCTCTTAAACGTGTGGCACGCCCAGAATCGCAGCGAAGGGCGTGGCGCCCATCTCGACACGCCACGCCCTTTGCTGCGCTTCAGGGCGTGGCGCCCGGGACGGAGGCCGGCCTGCACCGTTAGAACGCCGGCACGGTGGGCAGCGTCGGCGTGGCGGCGCCTGCGTCCGTGAAGTTGATTTCCGCCGGGTTAAACGTAAAGGTCTCGTTGCTGTTCCGCGTTGAGAGCGTGGTGAGGTTTGTGATGCGGAACGTTGATCCGGCGTTTTCGGTCAAATCAAAGCCGCCGCCCGAGGCGTCGTTGCCGTTGAGGTTGGCGAACAGCGTCGACGTGCCAGAGCTTGTGGCCTGAAACTCGACGCCGCCTCCGGTGTTGTTGAACACGTTGTTGGTGAGCGTCAACTGCAGGTTGGCGTCGGTGGCGGAGTTAATGTTCGCGGTGGTATTGCCGCTGCTGTTCATCAGGATGGCCCCGGTCATCTGGAACTGCACGTTGGCGCCGGTGATATCCGCCTGCAGCGCCGAGGCGTTGGTCGCATTGAACAGGTTGGCGCCGCTAATCAGCACGTCGCCGCCGGTGACGTTCGTGCCGACGTTCAGCAGCATAGCCCGGTCCGTGCCCGTGGCGTCGATCGTCACCCCCTGCATCTGCAGGTCGAAGGCGCCGCTGTTCTGAGCGTCAACGATCACGGTGCTGTCGAACGTCGAGTTGCGGATGCCGACATCCAAGCCCCCGGTGACGGTGGACCCCTTCGACACCAGCACGCCGCCGGTGCTGTCGACGCCGTTCATCCGCAGCTTGTGGTCGCCGGCGGTGGTGTAAGACGCCACGACCGCCTGACCGACGCCGGAGCCGTTCACGTCGCCGTTCACGGCGACGTTGGTCGCGTTGGTGATGCGGGCGCCGTCGCCGGTGAGATTAGAGACGTTTCCGGCGAGCGTTACCGCCCCGGTGCTGTCGGTCACGATCCAGGCGGCCGTGCCGTTGTGGTTCGCGATGGTGCCGTTGTAGGTCACCGCGGCTGAGCCGCCGTTCACCTCAAGCGCCGCGGCGCCGACATCGCCGGTCACCTGGAAGCCGGACGCAGCGGTCACCGCGCCCGTGCCCCCCTGGATGTACACGCCCCGCCCGCTGGTCTGCCCGCCGGTGAGGGTGCCAGAGGTAAGCGTGGTCGCGCCCGCGTTGTTCGAGAGCCGCACGGCGGAGTCACCCGTTGTGCCGCCGTTGTAGGTGAGCGTGGCGACCGACAGCGTGCTGCCGGCCGTGGTGTTCTCTACAAAGATGCTGTCGCCCACCACGTTGGTGGTGGTGACGCCGCTGATGGTCACGTTCTTGTTCCGCGTGGCGCCGGCGGCGGCCGTGTCTGCGGCGTCGATGTGGATGTCGTTCTGGTTGTTCTCGAACGTCATCGTCGCGATGTTCGTCGTGAACGCCACGGTCTCGTTGGCCGTCCCCGGGTCACGCACCAACGGCGCCAGGTCGATTGCGTGCTGCGTCTGGTTGCGGATGGTGAGGTTGCGGAGCGTCGGATTTCCGGCGCCCGCGGCGCCGTTGATGGCGGTCTGGCCGCTGTTGAACACGAGGTTCTCGACCGTGTTGGTGTCGGCCAGCACGACGCCCGAACCGGCCGCGGGGCCGTTGACGATGGGCGTCGCGGTGCCGGTGCTCGCCCGGGGCAGCGGGATCGCGCCCAACTGGGTGGTGTTGATGGTGTAGGCGCTGGTGCTGCTCTCGCCCAATAGCTGCTGGCCGTCCTGCAGCGTCGCCGTTTGGTTGGTGAAGGTGCTGTCGGCGTAGGCCAACACGCGGTCGTTTGCCTGGCTGTTGGCCTGGACGCTGCTGAGCGACGCCAGCGGGCGTTCGACGGTGCCGTCGCCCCCGGGCGCGGCGGCCGAGTCGACGTGCACAAACCTCAGCTCCTCGCCGGTAGCGGCGTCGGTCAGCGCCTGCGCCCCGGCGACGCTCTCTTCGTACACCGCAACGTAGTTGTTACGCATCACCGGCTCGCGCATGCGGTCCAGCACGGTGCAGGTGGGCCGCCAGTTGTCGCGCGTGCGGCCGATCATCCACGTAGCGGTGAACACGGTGTTGGTGTCGAACAGCTCGTCGTCGGTCACCACAAGCTGCAGCAGCAGGTCTGGGGTCACGTAGCCGCGGGCGCCCAGCTTGTAGCCGGCCGAATCGAGCCCCTCGCCCGCCATCCCGTAGGCGCCGCCGATGAGCCAGAAGTCGCGGTC from Pirellulimonas nuda includes:
- a CDS encoding DUF427 domain-containing protein: MPKAMWNGATLAESDDTQIVEGNVYFPPDSLKQEMFKPSDAHTVCGWKGTASYYDVEVDGHVNEQAAWYYPDPKPKAEAIRGYVAFWKGVTVAP
- a CDS encoding inositol monophosphatase family protein — its product is MSDSPAALLEIAIEAARRGGVELVQRAGRFEARLKGAFDFVTDADEASQHAIEAVIRRSRPDDVFVGEEGEASERRPDEGELAWVADPLDGTMNFVHGFPCYAVSVGVTRGDRLQAGAIYDPNRDELFAASLRGGAFLEHAGTRRPMRVTASRSIDQAMLAMSLPANVAENSPDLLDFVRLAPRCQAVRRIGSAALNLAYLACGRIDGHWAREIKPWDVAAGVLLVTEAGGEVCASDGGAFDLWKADFVAASTPALHAELLAALTVAAPQSQPDA
- a CDS encoding M28 family peptidase produces the protein MTEGARAAGDAPANPLDAQRAMGYLKQVCELGPRPAGSRAMIAQQELLTKHFEALGGQVELQAFAARNPLGGKPVPMANLIVRWRPEAKRRVLLCAHYDTRPLPSSDPNPRARRSGRFIGANDGGSGVAVLMELAHHMKDLPPDLAVDFCLFDGEELVFTEGRDPYFLGSTWFAREYDRDKQRGYVYDAAVLLDMVGDADLQIYQEANSVSWPESKPLVDQVWSTAQRLGVKEFIARPKHVVRDDHLQLRNIAGIPACDVIDFDYPAWHTVRDTHHQCSGESLAKVGWVMLEWMRQPPASRAEEP
- a CDS encoding ASCH domain-containing protein, whose protein sequence is MLLFKKKFLEAIRCGAKTQTIRLWKHRHVRSGQRSYIPGVGAIRIESVEAVAIDALTDADATPDGFETAAALQQELRTIYGDKLRAGYTAYRVVFALAPEDEPQG
- the hemW gene encoding radical SAM family heme chaperone HemW, with protein sequence MDPFATPRSAYVHVPFCAHRCGYCNFAVVAGRDHLVGDYLRAIEAELALRPGPCEVDTLYFGGGTPTRLPLPDFVRLSEMLLAARPLAAGAEWTVEANPADLGDAYVARMAELGVTRLSLGAQSLRDAKLRLLERDHAAGDIARTVASAKQHGIRVALDLIFAAPGETLDQWRADLDALAALGPDHASTYGLTFERGTSFWSRRMHGGLEELGDEPQRAMYELAIERLTAAGFEHYEVSNFALPGRRSRHNQVYWSGGAFDALGPGAARYTQGVRETNHRSTTTYLKRVLGGRSPVAERETLDAEARARERLVFGLRRIEGVERAAFAADTGFGLDGLAGAAIEKFVALGMLSDDGERVRLTRDGLLVSDAIWPELL
- the egtB gene encoding ergothioneine biosynthesis protein EgtB; amino-acid sequence: MTFAPPTSDGPGAVRPPPSLDALLDRYRSVRGFSRTLCETLHPEDTVLQSMPDASPVRWHLAHTTWFFETFLLKPLPGYRSPHPAFETLFNSYYNTVGEQFPRAQRGLLSRPTLDEVMAYRSHVDSTLLEADLPANAASVLEIGVNHEQQHQELILTDIKHALSLNPLGPVFREPRASSTATARQARWISVAGGQCRIGHGGPGFAYDNESPRHRVWLDDFQIAGRLVTCEEYGAFIDDGGYRRPEFWLSAGWQAVQQGAWKAPLYWRRDDAAQAWSQFTLAGPRPVVGAEPVTHVSYFEADAYARWAGARLPTEAEWEVAFANEKVQGAFADQRIASRQAIHPGPATGADRQAYGEAWQWTSSAYSAYPGYRPPAGALGEYNGKFMCGSFVLRGASCATPSGHARATYRNFFAPDARWQFTGLRLARDGEPSA
- the egtD gene encoding L-histidine N(alpha)-methyltransferase; the encoded protein is MSSTLSALVAPPPSRAAAAFRRDVLTGLSSRAKHIHCKYLYDRPGSLLFDKICELPEYYPTRTERAILTRHAASIARQIGPRAALVEYGSGSSVKSRLLLDAMIDPIAYVPVDISLRHLEASAAGIARAYPAVDVLPVCADFSQGFSLPDFPRPPSHSAVFFPGSTIGNFLPDAARGLLSGIARLVGVGGGLVIGFDLQKDPRVIEAAYNDREGVTAAFNLNLLHRINRELDGRFEVDRFAHRAVYQDAQGRVSISLVSRQRQTVEIGDASIAFEAGESIHTEYSHKYTLPQFEAMAASAGMGVHRVWTDPKQWFAVAHCVVERPS